A single Cottoperca gobio chromosome 3, fCotGob3.1, whole genome shotgun sequence DNA region contains:
- the LOC115005367 gene encoding uncharacterized protein LOC115005367 isoform X1, protein MSIIPNLLQYINILNVPFVHKMSVELYGVSGPGGNNASVKGTTVYGTKPLHRFIKGQPKINGIMLLVLGSSFISIFLAIVPEYESITVGIFVLGILFVICGILYILTAHNPTKKTVTISLALSIVNILVACWIIFCIVPKLMYVHHQYMTYDEFIENNYTHWEAREAMGESVEMIFLFHIIMGAIICIIMSTLAVAALRSTNSQASVMMTAMPAETPVE, encoded by the exons ATGTCAATCATACCCAACCTCCTtcaatatattaacattttaaatgttccttttgtcCATAAGATGTCTGTTGAGCTCTACGGTGTGAGTGGACCAGGTGGAAACAATGCTAGTGTTAAAGGCACCACAGTGTATGGCACCAAACCTTTACACCGCTTCATTAAGGGGCAACCCAAGATTAATGgc aTAATGCTGCTGGTCTTGGGCTCGTCATTCATCAGCATTTTCTTGGCAATCGTGCCTGAATATGAATCGATAACCGTTGGTATCTTCGTGCTGGGAATACTG TTCGTCATATGTGGGATTCTGTATATTCTGACGGCGCACAACCCAACCAAGAAAACA GTAACCATTTCGCTGGCTCTGAGTATTGTGAACATACTGGTGGCATGTTGGATTATCTTTTGCATTGTGCCCAAGTTAATGTACGTGCACCACCAGTACATGACGTACGatgaatttattgaaaataattatacaCATTGGGAAGCACGTGAg GCCATGGGAGAGTCTGTGGAAATGATTTTCCTCTTCCACATTATTATGGGTGCAATTATTTGCATTATAATGTCAACTCTGGCTGTGGCTGCACTGCGTTCCACAAACAGCCAG gCCAGTGTAATGATGACTGCTATGCCGGCTGAAACACCAGTGGAATAA
- the lpin1a gene encoding phosphatidate phosphatase LPIN1, producing the protein MNYVGQLAGQMFVQVKELYRGLNPATLSGCIDVIVVRQPDGSLQCSPFHVRFGKMGVLQSREKVVDIEINGEPVSLHMKLGENGEAFFVKETENTMEVVPSYLATSPIMSTGAELMESQLGRGSFRLHDTIPCCALPVQSLGLQQSDGGIIKKRRRRRRKPRPEAVGGGGGGRREESEEEFSEDQDMFTIDLSSDEERGGDSRPVYGDQGSIANTLIHPSTEWIGSQSHMIKETLSVPPPCGLSISCPQQTSHFSSHVSNPDDSRSSTPKSDSELTNQNKNNPEMLWTWGELPQAAQPDFLTSHQKQDSATAVSIPVSSSTHFRAISDTGSPSPTLYAPQPGETAAHDGDKDTEENKNGDLVGRSTETGDRAGVREEESVEPLCAEMEGLTACSVSPRILLDHLDEGENRGSPTRTTDSPSKRKEKRSQHLGADGIYLDDITELEPEVAALYFPKSDGGSSSMRGDSEMMMMGVRSANQSPQSVGSCGMDSGVDSLSDQVGDLPHVTISLCGGLTDNREITREQFQERAISYQQFSENPSIIEDPNLVVKIGNKYYNWNTAAPVMLAMQVFQKPLPQASVENIMKEKMPKKGGRWWFSWRSRNSDSKSDSVTDAGGDSGESSLTMPSVNSMKDESSSSDEDHRSSNQASGSCQPELLLSSGNVCYKKTLRLTSEQLASLQLKEGPNDVVFSVTTQYQGTCRCHGTIYLWTWDDKIVISDIDGTITRSDTLGHILPTLGKDWTHQGIARLYHKVSQNGYKFMYCSARAIGMADMTRGYLHWVNERGTMLPVGPVLLSPSSLFSALHREVIEKKPEKFKIECLTDIKQLFYPNTEPFYAAFGNRATDVYSYKEVGVPLNRIFTVNPKGELTQEHAKTNISSFVRLCEMVDHVFPLLARNEGADFPCSDTFDQCYWNKQLPDGTNQQEEDPQPLETS; encoded by the exons ATGAATTATGTGGGTCAGTTGGCGGGCCAGATGTTTGTGCAGGTCAAGGAGCTATACAGGGGACTCAACCCTGCAACACTGTCTGGATGTATAGATGTCATCGTGGTCCGGCAGCCCGATGGCTCCCTGCAGTGCTCCCCCTTCCACGTCCGCTTCGGCAAGATGGGGGTGCTGCAGTCCCGCGAGAAAGTG GTGGACATAGAAATTAATGGAGAGCCGGTGAGTTTGCACATGAAGCTGGGAGAGAATGGAGAGGCCTTCTTCGTCAAAGAGACTGAGAACACGATG GAAGTAGTTCCGTCCTACCTAGCAACGTCACCCATTATGTCAACGGGGGCGGAGTTAATGGAGTCACAGCTGGGCAGGGGCAGTTTTCGTCTCCATG ACACCATCCCCTGCTGTGCACTTCCTGTCCAGAGCCTGGGACTGCAGCAAAGTGATGGCGGGATAAtcaagaagaggagaaggaggaggaggaagccaCGACCAGAGGCAGtcggcggaggaggaggagggaggagagaggagagcgaggaagagTTCTCAGAGGACCAGGACATGTTTACTATTGACTTGAGCTcggatgaggagagagggggtgacagcag accTGTGTACGGTGACCAGGGGTCTATAGCCAACACGCTCATACACCCCAGCACTGAATGGATCGGTTCACAGAG TCACATGATTAAGGAGACTCTGTCCGTCCCTCCACCCTGTGGTCTGTCCATCTCTTGTCCTCAGCAGACTTCTCACTTCTCCTCCCATGTTAG CAACCCCGACGATTCTAGGTCATCAACACCAAAGAGCGACTCAGAGCTAACCaatcagaacaaaaacaatcctGAGATGTTGTGGACCTGGGGGGAGCTGCCACAAGCTGCCCAG CCAGATTTCCTGACTTCCCACCAGAAGCAGGACTCTGCCACAGCAGTCTCCATTCCGGTGTCTTCCAGCACTCACTTCAGAGCCATCAGTGACACTGGATCTCCCTCCCCCACTCTCTATGCTCCCCAGCCAGGGGAGACCGCTGCTCATGATGGGGACAAGGacactgaagaaaacaaaaatggagACTTGGTCGGACGAAGCACTGAGACTGGGGACAGGGCTGGAG tgagagaggaggagagtgttGAGCCATTATGTGCAGAAATGGAGGGTTTAACAGCCTGCTCAGTGTCTCCCAGGATTCTCCTTGATCATCTTGACGAAGGCGAGAACAGAGGAAGTCCCACCCGAACAACTGATTCACCATCCAAGAGGAAAG AAAAAAGAAGCCAACACCTTGGTGCTGATGGCATATACCTGGATGACATTACAGAGCTGGAGCCTGAAGTAGCTGCTCTCTACTTCCCTAAAAG TGACGGAGGCAGTAGCTCAATGAGAGGCGACTccgagatgatgatgatgggggTACGGAGCGCTAATCAATCCCCACAGTCAGTGGGCAGCTGTGGGATGGACAGCGGCGTTGACAGTTTGTCCGACCAAGTAGGGGACCTCCCTCATGTAACCATCTCTTTGTGCGGAGGACTCACTGACAACAGGGAGATCACAAGAG AGCAGTTCCAGGAGAGAGCAATTTCCTACCAGCAGTTCTCTGAAAACCCTTCTATTATCGAGGATCCTAACCTGGTGGTCAAGATAGGAAACAA GTACTACAACTGGAACACAGCAGCCCCTGTCATGCTGGCAATGCAGGTCTTTCAGAAACCACTGCCGCAG GCCTCAGTGGAGAACATTATGAAGGAGAAGATGCCAAAGAAAGGAGGACGCTGGTGGTTCTCATGGAGGAGCCGGAACAGCGACTCCAAATCA GACTCAGTGACAGAtgcaggaggagacagtggagagaGCTCACTCACGATGCCCTCAGTGAACAG CATGAAGGATGAGTCATCCTCTAGTGATGAGGACCACAGATCGTCCAATCAGGCGTCAGGATCCTGCCAGCCAGAGCTCCTTCTGAGTTCAGGCAACGTCTGTTATAAGAAGACTCTTCGGCTCACCTCAGAGCAGCTG gctAGCTTGCAGCTGAAGGAGGGTCCTAATGATGTGGTGTTCAGTGTGACCACTCAGTACCAGGGCACCTGTCGCTGTCATGGCACAATCTATCTTTGGACCTGGGATGACAAAATAGTTATCTCCGATATAGATGGAACCATCACCAG GTCAGACACTCTGGGTCACATCCTCCCCACACTGGGTAAAGACTGGACCCACCAGGGCATCGCACGGCTCTACCACAAAGTCAGCCA aAATGGATATAAGTTCATGTACTGCTCGGCGAGGGCTATTGGCATGGCTGATATGACGCGAGGCTACCTGCACTGGGTCAATGAGAGGGGAACCATGCTGCCAGTGGGCCCGGTGCTGCTCAGCCCCAGCAGTCTTTTTTCTGCCTTGcacag GGAGGTGATTGAGAAGAAACCAGAGAAGTTTAAGATTGAGTGTCTGACAGACATAAAGCAACTGTTCTATCCCAACACTGAGCCTTTCTACGCTGCGTTTGGCAACAGAGCGACG GATGTGTATTCCTATAAGGAGGTCGGTGTTCCTCTGAACCGGATTTTCACTGTCAATCCAAAGGGGGAGCTGACGCAGGAGCATGCCAAAACCAATATCTCCTC CTTTGTGCGTCTGTGCGAGATGGTCGACCATGTCTTCCCGCTCCTAGCCCGAAATGAGGGGGCAGACTTCCCCTGCTCTGACACCTTTGACCAGTGCTACTGGAACAAACAACTTCCTGATGGCACCAACCAGCAAGAAGAAGACCCGCAACCACTTGAGACAAGCTGA
- the LOC115005367 gene encoding uncharacterized protein LOC115005367 isoform X3 yields the protein MSIIPNLLQYINILNVPFVHKMSVELYGVSGPGGNNASVKGTTVYGTKPLHRFIKGQPKINGIMLLVLGSSFISIFLAIVPEYESITVGIFVLGILFVICGILYILTAHNPTKKTAMGESVEMIFLFHIIMGAIICIIMSTLAVAALRSTNSQASVMMTAMPAETPVE from the exons ATGTCAATCATACCCAACCTCCTtcaatatattaacattttaaatgttccttttgtcCATAAGATGTCTGTTGAGCTCTACGGTGTGAGTGGACCAGGTGGAAACAATGCTAGTGTTAAAGGCACCACAGTGTATGGCACCAAACCTTTACACCGCTTCATTAAGGGGCAACCCAAGATTAATGgc aTAATGCTGCTGGTCTTGGGCTCGTCATTCATCAGCATTTTCTTGGCAATCGTGCCTGAATATGAATCGATAACCGTTGGTATCTTCGTGCTGGGAATACTG TTCGTCATATGTGGGATTCTGTATATTCTGACGGCGCACAACCCAACCAAGAAAACA GCCATGGGAGAGTCTGTGGAAATGATTTTCCTCTTCCACATTATTATGGGTGCAATTATTTGCATTATAATGTCAACTCTGGCTGTGGCTGCACTGCGTTCCACAAACAGCCAG gCCAGTGTAATGATGACTGCTATGCCGGCTGAAACACCAGTGGAATAA
- the LOC115005362 gene encoding uncharacterized protein LOC115005362: MEVLPCAQEASDHATSLLASLSLQREQVQFCDCVLRQRQNPGQLHPAHRCVLAASSPVLASILSSTGALVELQAPCLSDSVLALLLDYIYTGTMPYSHNQHQYHNLLSAACYLEMDGLQEALKARQQIEVKEADNTNASTGTFRNYLREDHPYSAHVNTCDDIDPYRSSSKKIENHCSRKNASTLVDVSTCCSISESTGSSVNRGNCGQVPQDLIQNIPCTAEVHKVSGEDKQVHKDLFHSAHSAGTEKPETCQGSTDEELERTVEDRRRSNLLCTSEVREEETSRTEKMQRLCSTMKSKAEVEQTNRKEEDKTQICHSPLLRLSTSHMDNVSPSQSSSSSSSSAPHPCCGEVTVIRHSSRAAMLQLAEVASITPYHPVTQASVSSNRANFWMATAAEEQSIHLQDLRAVIPLPVQDSDTGSDSHCKDLWSEGETEKEHSYLRCPAVTDRQDRHCDLRGPKTDCYPNLHRAEKSTKDAAFCQHVFDSVNRDEAITFKRYKLCRPVSPTHKSCSDSVTAGLSGFECCTSVEHEKMSGTEITGLTFKLPTVHNMSDPTYSVVGPSYRGHLQYHLTQEETHLSHGYAGHKHPHPESSDQSSDDKEVSTCASPDYNSLRQHFATGTTDQVLLLDISTKPAELLVDNALRQMETFGNGFGSNDREQLIERKSEAGVHTKYRVGETNEEQEKRKRVGKCEVIHKAGVEERVSKHKEGESQITTSVQDSVHASMSSTNTSAHLSKPVHHPFQCSLCNRSYSQRGSLNRHVRSHLGVRPFPCPRCPMTFSRQYRVTEHMRVHQRCVILSDFSSQALAFHGGAAAL, from the exons ATGGAG GTGTTACCCTGTGCCCAGGAAGCTAGTGACCATGCAACATCTCTGTTGGCAAGTCTGAGCCTCCAAAGAGAACAAGTTCAGTTCTGTGACTGTGtgctcagacagagacagaaccCGGGTCAACTCCACCCTGCACACAG GTGTGTCCTGGCAGCTTCGAGCCCAGTGTTGGCCTCTATCTTGTCCTCTACTGGTGCCCTGGTGGAACTGCAGGCTCCATGTCTGTCAGACTCCGTGCTGGCACTTCTTTTGGACTACATTTATACAGGGACTATGCCCTACTCTCACAACCAGCACCAGTATCACAATCTGCTCAGTGCTGCCTGCTACCTGGAGATGGATGGACTACAGGAGGCTCTGAAGGCTCGGCAACAGATTGAGGTGAAAGAAGCAGATAATACAAATGCTTCCACTGGAACCTTTCGCAATTATCTGCGAGAGGATCATCCATATTCAGCCCATGTGAACACATGTGATGACATAGATCCATATAGAAGTAGCAGTAAAAAAATTGAAAACCACTGTAGCAGAAAAAATGCAAGCACTTTAGTTGATGTAAGTACCTGTTGTAGTATATCTGAAAGCACTGGAAGTAGTGTTAATAGAGGCAACTGCGGACAAGTACCCCAGGATTTGATTCAAAATATCCCTTGCACTGCTGAAGTGCACAAGGTGTCTGGAGAGGACAAACAGGTGCACAAGGATCTGTTTCATTCAGCTCATTCAGCTGGCACTGAAAAACCAGAGACATGCCAGGGGAGCACAGATGAGGAGCTAGAGAGGACAGTTGAGGACAGGAGGAGGTCAAATTTACTTTGCACTTCTGAGGTGCGAGAGGAAGAGACGAGCAGAACAGAGAAGATGCAGCGACTGTGTTCAACAATGAAAAGTAAAGCAGAGGTCGAGCAAACTaacagaaaagaggaagacaAGACTCAGATCTGTCACTCCCCTCTTCTTCGTCTCTCAACCTCCCACATGGACAATGTTTCGCCCTCACAgagctcctcctcgtcctcttcctcaGCACCACATCCGTGCTGTGGGGAAGTGACTGTCATCCGTCATAGCAGTAGAGCAGCTATGCTGCAATTGGCAGAAGTAGCTTCAATAACTCCTTACCATCCAGTAACCCAGGCCTCAGTCAGCTCCAATAGGGCCAATTTCTGGATGGCAACTGCAGCTGAGGAGCAGTCCATTCACTTACAAGATCTGAGAGCTGTCATTCCACTTCCTGTACAGGACTCAGACACTGGAAGTGACTCTCACTGTAAAGATTTGTGGTCCGAGGGAGAAACTGAAAAGGAACACAGTTACTTAAGATGTCCAGctgtaacagacagacaggacagacactGTGACCTCCGTGGACCCAAGACTGATTGCTACCCAAACTTGCATAGAGCTGAGAAAAGCACAAAAGATGCCGCTTTTTGTCAGCATGTATTTGACTCAGTCAACAGAGACGAAGCCATAACGTTCAAAAGATACAAGCTTTGTCGGCCGGTATCCCCCACACACAAATCATGTTCGGATAGCGTCACTGCCGGTCTCTCTGGCTTTGAATGCTGCACATCTGTGGAACATGAAAAGATGTCAGGCACTGAGATCACAGGGCTAACTTTTAAACTACCTACAGTACACAACATGTCTGACCCTACATATAGTGTTGTGGGGCCGTCATACCGTGGACATCTTCAATATCACCTAACACAGGAGGAAACACACTTATCACACGGATACGCTGGTCACAAACACCCCCACCCTGAATCTTCAGACCAGTCCAGTGATGACAAGGAGGTTAGTACATGTGCCAGTCCAGATTACAATTCTCTGAGGCAGCACTTTGCTACAGGGACGACAGACCAGGTTCTACTGCTGGACATTAGTACCAAACCTGCTGAGTTGCTAGTTGATAATGCATTACGCCAAATGGAAACATTTGGAAATGGCTTTGGGAGTAATGATAGAGAGCAGTTGATTGAAAGAAAATCTGAAGCAGGTGTTCACACTAAATATAGGGTTGGAGAAACAAATGaagaacaagaaaaaagaaaacgtgtTGGTAAATGTGAGGTTATACATAAAGCTGGGGTTGAGGAGAGGGTTTCCAAACATAAAGAGGGTGAGAGCCAGATCACTACTAGCGTACAAGATTCAGTGCACGCCTCCATGTCATCTACAAATACATCTGCTCATCTGTCAAAACCTGTTCACCACCCTTTCCAGTGCTCTCTGTGCAACCGTTCCTACAGCCAGCGCGGCTCACTGAATAGACACGTGCGGAGCCACCTTGGCGTAAGGCCCTTTCCCTGCCCTCGCTGCCCTATGACGTTTTCACGCCAGTACCGTGTCACAGAGCACATGCGTGTTCACCAGCGCTGTGTCATTCTGAGTGACTTTAGTTCACAAGCTCTTGCTTTTCACGGTGGGGCGGCCGCACTTTGA
- the LOC115005367 gene encoding uncharacterized protein LOC115005367 isoform X2 has translation MSVELYGVSGPGGNNASVKGTTVYGTKPLHRFIKGQPKINGIMLLVLGSSFISIFLAIVPEYESITVGIFVLGILFVICGILYILTAHNPTKKTVTISLALSIVNILVACWIIFCIVPKLMYVHHQYMTYDEFIENNYTHWEAREAMGESVEMIFLFHIIMGAIICIIMSTLAVAALRSTNSQASVMMTAMPAETPVE, from the exons ATGTCTGTTGAGCTCTACGGTGTGAGTGGACCAGGTGGAAACAATGCTAGTGTTAAAGGCACCACAGTGTATGGCACCAAACCTTTACACCGCTTCATTAAGGGGCAACCCAAGATTAATGgc aTAATGCTGCTGGTCTTGGGCTCGTCATTCATCAGCATTTTCTTGGCAATCGTGCCTGAATATGAATCGATAACCGTTGGTATCTTCGTGCTGGGAATACTG TTCGTCATATGTGGGATTCTGTATATTCTGACGGCGCACAACCCAACCAAGAAAACA GTAACCATTTCGCTGGCTCTGAGTATTGTGAACATACTGGTGGCATGTTGGATTATCTTTTGCATTGTGCCCAAGTTAATGTACGTGCACCACCAGTACATGACGTACGatgaatttattgaaaataattatacaCATTGGGAAGCACGTGAg GCCATGGGAGAGTCTGTGGAAATGATTTTCCTCTTCCACATTATTATGGGTGCAATTATTTGCATTATAATGTCAACTCTGGCTGTGGCTGCACTGCGTTCCACAAACAGCCAG gCCAGTGTAATGATGACTGCTATGCCGGCTGAAACACCAGTGGAATAA